ATGGCCAACGGCGACGCCGCCAGCCGGAGGCGCATCGCAAGAATGCTGCTCAAAGCGGGAGCCGATCCCAACGCCCAGCAGCAGGGAGGCTTCACGGCCCTCCATTCAGCCGCCCTTCACGGCGACAAGGACATGGCGGAATCGCTGCTCGAGCACGGCGCCGACCCCTCCATCCCCGCCGCCGACGGCCGCACCGCAGCCGGCTTCGCCCAGTCCCAAAACCACACCGACCTGGCCCAGTGGCTGCAAGCCAAGACCGTCGGTGAGTGAGCACCTTATGAAGGTTTCGATCACAGAGGCTCGTCGCAAGCTGCCCGAGTTGGTGCGTAAAGTCAAGAAGGACGCACACACCCGCGTTCAGATCACCGTTGACGGTGAAGTTGTCGCGGAATTGCGGAGTTGTCTCCACGAAGCCAGACCCGGCGCCGCGGCCGACAGACTTCTGGAGATCATGTCTAAGCATGAGCCTCTCAAAGGGCCGAAACGCGATATCTCCGGCGACTTCAAGCAACATCTCTACGGCAAGAGCGAGAAGTGACGCTGCCACCTCC
The nucleotide sequence above comes from Acidobacteriota bacterium. Encoded proteins:
- a CDS encoding ankyrin repeat domain-containing protein translates to MANGDAASRRRIARMLLKAGADPNAQQQGGFTALHSAALHGDKDMAESLLEHGADPSIPAADGRTAAGFAQSQNHTDLAQWLQAKTVGE